In a genomic window of Deltaproteobacteria bacterium:
- the fusA gene encoding elongation factor G, translated as MKEKPKEEKYLRELRNIGIIAHIDAGKTTLTERMLFYAKRIHRMGEVHDGNATMDYLPEEQERGITISSACSSFSWEGKTVNLIDTPGHVDFTVEVDRSLRVLDGAVGVFCAVGGVEPQSETVWRQSKKYHVPKLAFVNKMDRPGADFWTVLESMREKLGVVPLPLFVPLGQGAEFRGVIDLFAREKLLFDAETQGNVISRLALDDDEAALAETWRDKAVEILADRDEVILESYLAGESVPVERLDACIRAATLDESIVPVFVGSALRNAGVQTLMDGIVKYLPSPLDVPLPKGVDPENGEPRSFPLSSRSPLSALCFKISMETGRKLAFLRVYTGQLEAGDLVYNSTQGIEERAARLFVLHAGRRERVDVAKAGQIVAAAGMRATRTADTLCRKDSSILLERIEEYKPVISLGLEARNAEEEEKLEEALDRLLQEDPTLFLERNEDTEQLILSGMGELHLEVIIERLRREQGIDFRAGKPQVVYQETIIRKADAEVEVDRLLGEETHYGRVRVEIEPLRRDGGVEVVLAVDRETLPRGFAEAALSGAQDALQSGVVKGYPMQDVRALVTEVEAGHPKGTDLGTRMASMAAVKKALAQAGPVLMEPIMWLEIFVPDEFVGECIGLLGAKGAKIENMFDRGGQKTIQALTPLRKMFGFSTEIRSATQGRAGMTMRFDRFDVLA; from the coding sequence ATGAAGGAAAAGCCCAAAGAGGAGAAGTATCTGCGCGAATTGCGCAATATCGGGATCATCGCCCACATCGACGCCGGGAAAACGACGTTGACCGAGCGCATGCTATTCTACGCCAAGCGTATCCACCGCATGGGCGAAGTTCATGACGGCAACGCGACCATGGACTACCTGCCAGAAGAGCAGGAACGAGGAATCACCATTTCTTCGGCGTGTTCCTCTTTTTCCTGGGAAGGGAAGACTGTAAATTTGATCGACACTCCGGGTCATGTCGATTTTACGGTCGAGGTGGATCGGAGCCTGCGGGTTCTGGACGGAGCCGTGGGAGTGTTCTGTGCCGTGGGCGGGGTCGAACCTCAGAGCGAAACCGTCTGGCGGCAGTCCAAGAAGTACCATGTGCCAAAGCTGGCCTTCGTCAACAAGATGGATCGGCCTGGAGCCGATTTTTGGACCGTGCTCGAATCTATGCGTGAGAAACTGGGAGTCGTGCCCCTGCCCTTGTTCGTCCCGCTGGGCCAGGGGGCCGAGTTCCGGGGGGTGATCGATCTTTTTGCGAGAGAAAAACTCCTATTTGATGCCGAAACCCAGGGCAACGTGATCTCACGTCTGGCCTTGGATGACGACGAAGCCGCTCTGGCCGAAACGTGGCGGGACAAGGCCGTGGAAATTCTGGCCGACCGGGATGAAGTCATACTCGAGTCTTATCTGGCCGGGGAATCCGTGCCTGTCGAACGCCTAGATGCATGCATCAGGGCGGCCACCCTCGACGAATCCATCGTTCCCGTCTTTGTCGGGTCCGCCCTGCGCAACGCAGGCGTGCAAACGCTCATGGACGGCATCGTCAAGTATCTTCCTTCTCCGCTGGATGTTCCTCTGCCCAAGGGGGTGGACCCGGAGAACGGAGAGCCCAGGTCGTTCCCTCTTTCCAGCAGATCACCCCTGTCGGCCCTATGCTTCAAGATCAGCATGGAGACCGGCCGGAAACTGGCATTCCTGAGGGTGTACACGGGCCAACTCGAGGCCGGAGATCTGGTTTACAACTCAACCCAGGGCATAGAGGAACGGGCGGCCCGGTTGTTTGTACTCCATGCCGGAAGGCGCGAAAGGGTTGACGTTGCCAAGGCAGGGCAGATCGTGGCCGCCGCCGGAATGCGGGCCACCAGAACTGCGGATACTCTTTGCCGCAAAGATTCCTCAATCCTGCTCGAACGGATCGAGGAATACAAGCCGGTCATTTCCCTGGGTCTTGAGGCCCGCAACGCCGAGGAAGAAGAGAAATTGGAGGAGGCCCTGGACCGACTTCTTCAAGAGGACCCGACCTTGTTCCTGGAACGCAACGAGGACACAGAACAGCTTATCCTTTCAGGCATGGGTGAGCTTCATCTGGAAGTGATCATCGAACGGCTTCGCAGGGAGCAGGGTATTGATTTCAGGGCCGGCAAACCCCAGGTGGTCTATCAGGAGACCATCATCCGCAAGGCCGATGCCGAGGTCGAGGTCGATCGGTTGTTAGGCGAAGAAACCCATTACGGCCGGGTCAGAGTTGAGATTGAACCCCTGCGCCGTGACGGCGGGGTTGAGGTGGTCCTGGCCGTGGATCGGGAAACCCTGCCCCGAGGCTTTGCCGAGGCGGCTCTCTCCGGTGCCCAGGACGCCTTGCAGTCGGGGGTGGTCAAGGGATATCCCATGCAAGACGTCAGGGCTTTGGTCACGGAGGTCGAGGCCGGGCATCCCAAGGGCACGGACTTGGGGACTCGCATGGCGTCCATGGCCGCGGTGAAAAAGGCCTTGGCCCAGGCCGGTCCGGTTCTTATGGAGCCCATAATGTGGCTGGAAATTTTCGTTCCAGACGAGTTCGTGGGCGAGTGCATCGGACTTTTGGGCGCCAAGGGGGCCAAAATCGAGAACATGTTCGACCGTGGCGGGCAGAAGACCATCCAGGCCCTGACCCCCTTGCGCAAGATGTTCGGTTTTTCGACGGAAATTCGCTCGGCAACCCAGGGTCGGGCCGGCATGACCATGCGCTTCGATCGGTTTGACGTCCTGGCCTGA
- a CDS encoding ABC transporter permease: MNGIILVAGLTFRQAIRHKAVHVVLALALGLFLANLVITSSFTWEVGKVAVDVGLSTVSLSGLLLIFFLGVGNLAADLERRSVYMVLSRPVTRSQFLVGTFVGMCLVLLAAAGILALCAVLSFKFSVMGKEAWVPMGFSWSLFGLALAMQILALFVLLALGILLVCLTSQQFTALFLLFLAYVIGQSLETVQKAALARTALGENPVLTWVVKVAGWIFPNFSAFDYKLAAAYGLPQDPVQMAWVAAYGLAYIGFSLWLAVWAFSRRELS, translated from the coding sequence ATGAACGGTATCATTCTCGTGGCCGGGCTGACCTTTCGGCAAGCCATCCGGCACAAGGCCGTGCATGTGGTCCTGGCTCTGGCCTTGGGCCTTTTCCTGGCCAACTTGGTCATCACCTCGTCCTTCACCTGGGAAGTCGGCAAGGTGGCCGTGGACGTGGGCCTGTCCACGGTATCCCTGTCGGGCCTGCTGCTTATCTTTTTCCTTGGAGTGGGAAATCTGGCCGCGGACCTGGAGCGGCGTTCCGTGTACATGGTCTTGTCCCGACCGGTGACCCGATCCCAGTTTCTGGTGGGGACCTTTGTCGGCATGTGCCTGGTTTTGCTGGCCGCGGCCGGAATCCTGGCCCTGTGCGCGGTTCTGTCCTTCAAGTTTTCGGTTATGGGCAAGGAGGCCTGGGTGCCCATGGGGTTCTCCTGGAGCCTGTTCGGACTGGCCCTGGCCATGCAGATCCTGGCCCTGTTCGTGCTTCTGGCCCTGGGCATCCTTCTGGTATGTCTGACCAGTCAGCAGTTCACGGCCCTGTTCCTGCTCTTTTTGGCCTACGTCATCGGCCAATCACTAGAAACCGTCCAAAAGGCGGCCCTGGCTCGAACGGCCCTGGGCGAGAATCCGGTCCTGACCTGGGTGGTCAAAGTGGCCGGCTGGATCTTTCCGAATTTTTCGGCCTTCGACTATAAGCTGGCCGCGGCCTATGGTCTGCCTCAGGACCCGGTTCAGATGGCCTGGGTGGCGGCTTACGGCCTAGCCTACATCGGTTTTTCCCTGTGGCTGGCCGTTTGGGCTTTTTCCCGAAGGGAGCTGTCGTAA
- a CDS encoding nitroreductase family protein: MEVFEAIANRRSVRKYTDKPVADDQIRTILEAAMMAPSAGNAQPWQFVVVRDREILAALKDINPYAAMAARAPLGILVCGDLSLEKYPGYWVQDCSAAIQNMLLTIHGLGLGAVWTGIHPMADRVAGFRKLFKLPDHVVPLGFIIIGHPAQNPTAESRYREDRIHQETW, translated from the coding sequence ATGGAAGTTTTCGAGGCCATCGCCAACCGACGGAGCGTCCGCAAATACACGGATAAGCCCGTTGCCGACGATCAGATCCGGACCATCCTCGAGGCGGCCATGATGGCCCCCAGCGCCGGCAACGCCCAACCTTGGCAATTCGTGGTCGTTCGTGACCGCGAGATCCTGGCCGCCTTGAAGGACATCAACCCTTACGCGGCCATGGCCGCCCGGGCACCGCTGGGCATCCTGGTTTGTGGGGATCTGAGCCTTGAAAAATACCCTGGCTACTGGGTTCAGGACTGCTCGGCCGCCATCCAGAATATGCTCCTGACCATCCACGGTCTGGGCCTTGGTGCGGTCTGGACCGGCATCCACCCCATGGCCGACCGCGTGGCCGGATTCCGGAAGCTCTTCAAGCTGCCGGACCATGTCGTGCCCCTGGGATTCATCATCATCGGCCACCCGGCCCAGAACCCCACTGCCGAAAGCCGCTATCGGGAAGACCGAATCCATCAGGAAACTTGGTAG
- a CDS encoding ABC transporter ATP-binding protein: MPSLVKESVLRAVFQNHFFGHIMIDIQSLTKNFGSSRVLHDLNLHVPKCSVFGFLGPNGAGKSTAIKVLMGFIQACSGRILVDGMDHRNVACRRSLGYLPENPSVYENLTALECLAFCGRASGIDRLGLSSRAIQILERVNLAQAAKNQVRTYSKGMKQRLGFAMALVHDPKLLVLDEPMSGLDPMGRRLITDLILECRDQGRTVFFSSHILSDVERLCDRIGIINHGRLLFEGRVEDFRLQGSLEDSFVALIEADSRTRMGGEVSA; the protein is encoded by the coding sequence ATGCCTTCATTGGTGAAGGAAAGCGTTCTACGTGCTGTATTTCAAAACCATTTTTTCGGGCACATCATGATCGACATCCAATCATTGACCAAGAATTTCGGGTCCAGCCGGGTGCTGCACGACCTGAACCTGCACGTTCCCAAGTGTTCCGTGTTCGGGTTCCTTGGGCCCAACGGGGCGGGCAAGAGTACTGCCATCAAGGTCCTCATGGGCTTCATCCAAGCCTGTTCGGGCCGGATATTGGTGGACGGCATGGACCATCGGAACGTGGCCTGCCGTCGTTCCCTGGGCTATCTTCCCGAAAACCCCTCGGTCTACGAGAACCTGACGGCTTTGGAATGTCTGGCCTTCTGCGGACGGGCCTCCGGCATAGACCGTTTGGGGCTTTCCAGTAGGGCCATACAGATCCTGGAACGGGTCAACCTGGCCCAGGCGGCCAAAAATCAGGTCCGGACCTACTCCAAGGGTATGAAGCAGCGTCTGGGATTCGCCATGGCCCTGGTTCACGACCCGAAGCTCCTGGTCCTGGACGAACCCATGAGTGGACTGGACCCCATGGGACGCCGGCTGATCACCGACCTCATTCTGGAATGCCGGGACCAGGGCCGGACCGTGTTCTTTTCCTCCCATATTCTAAGCGACGTGGAGCGGCTCTGCGACCGGATCGGGATCATCAACCACGGTCGGCTGTTGTTTGAGGGTCGAGTGGAGGACTTCAGACTTCAAGGCAGCCTGGAAGACTCCTTCGTGGCCCTGATCGAGGCTGATAGCCGGACTCGAATGGGTGGGGAGGTCTCGGCATGA
- a CDS encoding cytochrome C, with amino-acid sequence MSKLKRTTLPVLAVLAAAIFLLAPLGSLMAQDSFINFEPLRPLTRPAALFDHDDHNEKAGLEDCTACHHGGENGVMDPDEDTAGTPCADCHKVDAGPNTRLVRAYHLQCIGCHEKDAKGPLACGQCHDPFIKAAE; translated from the coding sequence ATGTCTAAACTGAAACGCACCACTCTCCCGGTCCTGGCCGTCCTGGCCGCGGCCATTTTCCTTCTGGCCCCCCTGGGTTCTCTCATGGCCCAGGACTCCTTTATCAACTTCGAACCCCTGCGGCCCCTAACCCGGCCGGCGGCCCTGTTCGACCACGACGACCACAACGAAAAAGCTGGGCTTGAAGACTGCACGGCCTGCCATCACGGCGGCGAGAACGGGGTCATGGACCCTGATGAGGACACGGCCGGCACGCCCTGCGCCGACTGCCACAAGGTCGATGCCGGACCCAACACCCGTCTGGTTCGGGCCTATCACCTCCAGTGCATCGGCTGTCATGAAAAGGATGCCAAGGGCCCTCTGGCCTGCGGTCAATGCCACGATCCGTTTATAAAGGCCGCCGAGTAA